TACAGCAATACGGCGACGCTTCGGGCGACGGATGGCCTGACTCTCTCGCTCACCACTACGTCGCGTACAGGGCGCAGGTGCGTTCCATGGTGGCCGGCCTGCGATATGGGCAAGGTGATACCGAGTCCGCCGCGGAAGCGCGCGGTCTGCTTGCGATATCTGCGCAACATCTCGAGGAAGGCCGGGTTCGCCTCGTCGTGATCGGTGGACTTCCCGGCACCGGCAAGTCCACCTTGGCGCTCGAAGTCGCCAACGCCATACGAGGGACCAGGATCCGGTCGGACGAGATCCGCAAGAGGCTCGCAGGAATGACGCCCACCACGCCCGCTCCGGCGTCGATCGGCGAGGGCATCTACTCGCCTGCGATGACCCGCTCCACCTACGACGCGCTGATCGAAGGAGCCAGATCGCACCTGCGGTTCGGCCGCAGTGTGGTGCTCGACGCCACCTTCGCGGAGCCCAGCTGGCGGACTGCCGCGCAGACCCTTGCAGACGAAACATCGGCCGACCTGCACGAGTTTCGATGCGTGGCACCGATGCAACTCATCGAGGAACGCCTATCGGGGCGGGCCAGTGTTCGCACCGCATCCGACGCGACCGCCGATGTGGCCCACCACATGGCCCGCTCCCAGCGGGCTTGGCCCACGGCGGCCGAGGTGGACACCACCCGGGGTATCGCCGAGACCTCTGCCGCTGTCCTGGACTTGATGGGGGTGGGCATTCGACGAGGCCCTTTGCCGGTCGGCTCGGGACGAAGGGCCCTACCACCGGAAACGTCTGAATGAGAGATTGACATCCAACGAGCCGGAAAGGAGGCGTCGAAGTGTCACCGAGCAAGCGTTGTGATGAGATCCTCCGGATCCTCGACGATGCCCTGTCGGACCTGTCCGACCTTCCGGCCCGAGGTTTCGAGAATCGCCTCCCTGGCGAGGCAGCCCCCCAGCTCAGGGCCATCGGCTCCCGCTACCGGTGGGGCCAGTCGACCCAAACGGGATCCAGCGGGGCGAACGAAGCGCTGCTCGGATAGTTGCCGATCTCCCGCCCCGTGACTGACTCCGGGATGATCTCGACGACGGCATCGGTCTCGTCGCGCAGAGCAGACGGGATAGCGGCCGTCTTCACAGTCTCGGCGTTGCCCCCCAACGCCTCGGTGACCTCGTAGGCCCGGCCCCGCACTACGACGCTCCATCCGGTCTGGCCGTCGGGATGGACGCCGTCGATCTCGAAGGCCACCCTCGCGTAATCGGCCCCCGCGAGCTTCGTTCCCCTGTTTGTTCGGAAGACGATCACCCCGTCTCGGTAGAGGTAGTTCACCGGGAAGATCAGCGGCTGGCCGTCTGCGATGACCGCCAAGCGCCCGAACCGCCCCGCGGCCAGGAGCCCAGCGCACTCCGAGGCGGTCAATTCCTTCAACGTCGTTTTCTCTCCCATTTGTACCCTCCGGATTCGACCGCGCGAAGGGACCGACCATCAGCGGGCATTTTCGCCCGCCGCGGCCGGCCCCGGAACGCGACTGTCAACTAGCTGCCACCGGGATCTTCTTGGGCGGCTCTTCCGGAGCGGGTTCCGTTACGTGGACCCGTACCTCGAGGACCCCGTCCTTGTAGACGGCCTTGACGTCGTCCTCGGACGCTCCCTCCGGCATTTGCAGTTCCCGCGTAAAGCTGCCGTAGCGCAACTCGTGGCGGTAGAAGTCCTTCTTCTCAGTGGTCTCTTCCTGCTTGCGCTCCGCTGAGATGCGCAGGGTGCCGTTGCTGAGCGTCACTTCGACGTCCTTCTCCGGGTCGATCCCGGGAAGATCGGCTCGGATGACGAGGTTCCCGTTCTCGCGGTACTCCTCGACCCTGAGGGTGTCTTCCAGGGTGTCCGGCCAGAGCATTATCGGCCGGCGAAACATGTCGGGATAGCGCCCGAAGAAGCGGTCGAACACGTCGAAAGCCTTCGGCGACTCGCGCCGCACCAGTGCCATAGCTCCTCCTTTTCTATTTGATGGGTCTTGTGTCATCAACCAGATTGACCCGGACCGGCAGCCTCCGTGTAGGGGCGAACGCCCTTTCTTCTGGCGGAGGGACCTTCGACTCTGTCCTCGACCACTCACTCGCCCTTACGGTCGCACCAGTCAAACGAACGAGGAGGGACGCCATGCGTGCATTGGTGTACCACGGTCCCGGCAGCAAGGCATGGGAGGAAGTCCCCGACCCGACGCTGCAGGCCGACACAGACGCCATCGTGCGGGTTGACGCCGTGACCATCTGCGGCACCGACCTTCACATTCTCAAGGGTGATGTCCCGGCGGTCACGGACGGACGCATTCTCGGTCACGAAGCGGTCGGCACGATCGAAGCCGTGGGCTCCTCGGTCAAGAATGTCCGGGTCGGTGACCGGGTGCTGGTCTCCTGCATCACCGCCTGCGGGGCGTGCAGGTTCTGCCGCGAGGGTCGCTACGGCCAGTGCCTGGGCGGGGGCGGCTGGATCCTGGGTCACAAGATCGACGGCACCCAGGCCGAGTTCGTGAGGGTCCCCTTCGCGGACACGTCCACTTACTTGGCCCCGGCCGGCGTCTCCGACGAGGAGCTCCTGATGCTGGCCGACATCCTGCCCACGGGTTACGAGGTCGGCGTTCTGAACGGTCGGGTGTCGCCCGGCGACGTCGTCGCAGTGGTCGGGGCCGGCCCGATCGGACTATCGGCGATCATGGGCGCGAGGCTCTACAGCCCGGCGCACGTCATCGCGATCGACAAGGCCGACACGCGCCTCGACGCGGCGAAGCTGTTCGGTGCCGACATCACGGTCAACAACGACTGGGAGGACGCGATAGAGGTCGTCAAGAGCCTCACCGACGGCCTTGGTGCCGACGTGGCCATCGAAGCCGTCGGGGTGCCGGCGACGTTCGAGCTCGCTGCGGGGCTCATCCGCCCCTGCGGCCGGGTTGCCAACATCGGAGTTCACGGCGAGCCGGTGACGCTGCACCTCGAGGATCTCTGGATCAAAGACGTGACCGTGACGACTGGCCTCGTCGACACGTTCTCCACGCCCACTCTGCTCAAGCTCACGGCCGGGCGCCAAGTCGACGCGCACCGGTTCGTCACGCATCACTTTCCGATGGACGACTTCCTCGAGGCGTACGACGTGTTCTCCCGTGCGGGCGACACCGGTGCCCTGAAGGTGGTCCTCACCCGTAGCTGAAATGCACGAATACCCATGAACTACGAACACACCGGGTCCCCGACAGTAATCGAGGTCTTCGCCGACATCTGGTGCCCGTTCACACACGTCGGCCTCCACGCCCTGAGCGAACAGCTCGGGGCGGAGGATCGCCGCGACGTCCGGATCTGGGTACGCTCCTGGCCACTCGAGTGGGTCAATGGCAAACCAATGGACGCAGACCACGCGGTCCGGCACAGCGTGGAGCTGCGCGAGCAGGCGACGCCCTACCTTTTCGAAGAATTCGACGGTTCACATTTCCCGAAGTCGACGATTCCCGTGCTCGCCCTCGTCGCCAAGGGATACAAGGTCGGGTACCGGGTGGGGGAGTCCTTGAGCTTCGAGGTGAGGGAGTTCCTGTTCGAGCACGGGCAAGACGTGTCCGATCCGGTGATCCTCAGCCGGATCGGCCGGTACTACGACCTCGGCCCGCCGGGCCCCGACG
This sequence is a window from Acidimicrobiales bacterium. Protein-coding genes within it:
- a CDS encoding AAA family ATPase yields the protein MHRDTRDPFAGVIETHSGVVFFLGDRAYKLKKPVAFGFLDFTQPEVRRVVCEREVELNSRLAPDVYLGVANVLGPDGSPCEHLVVMKRLPDERRLSVLVGSNAPVEALLRQIAGVLATFHNKARRSPEIDACATAPAMLERWRANKREMEPLSGQIFDSEIMERVDSLARRYLAGREALFASRAATGRVCDGHGDLLCDDIFCLDDGPRVLDCVEFDDRLRYIDVLGDIASLAMDLQRLGRPDLGRLFLQQYGDASGDGWPDSLAHHYVAYRAQVRSMVAGLRYGQGDTESAAEARGLLAISAQHLEEGRVRLVVIGGLPGTGKSTLALEVANAIRGTRIRSDEIRKRLAGMTPTTPAPASIGEGIYSPAMTRSTYDALIEGARSHLRFGRSVVLDATFAEPSWRTAAQTLADETSADLHEFRCVAPMQLIEERLSGRASVRTASDATADVAHHMARSQRAWPTAAEVDTTRGIAETSAAVLDLMGVGIRRGPLPVGSGRRALPPETSE
- a CDS encoding pyridoxamine 5'-phosphate oxidase family protein encodes the protein MGEKTTLKELTASECAGLLAAGRFGRLAVIADGQPLIFPVNYLYRDGVIVFRTNRGTKLAGADYARVAFEIDGVHPDGQTGWSVVVRGRAYEVTEALGGNAETVKTAAIPSALRDETDAVVEIIPESVTGREIGNYPSSASFAPLDPVWVDWPHR
- a CDS encoding Hsp20/alpha crystallin family protein, which translates into the protein MALVRRESPKAFDVFDRFFGRYPDMFRRPIMLWPDTLEDTLRVEEYRENGNLVIRADLPGIDPEKDVEVTLSNGTLRISAERKQEETTEKKDFYRHELRYGSFTRELQMPEGASEDDVKAVYKDGVLEVRVHVTEPAPEEPPKKIPVAAS
- a CDS encoding zinc-dependent alcohol dehydrogenase family protein → MRALVYHGPGSKAWEEVPDPTLQADTDAIVRVDAVTICGTDLHILKGDVPAVTDGRILGHEAVGTIEAVGSSVKNVRVGDRVLVSCITACGACRFCREGRYGQCLGGGGWILGHKIDGTQAEFVRVPFADTSTYLAPAGVSDEELLMLADILPTGYEVGVLNGRVSPGDVVAVVGAGPIGLSAIMGARLYSPAHVIAIDKADTRLDAAKLFGADITVNNDWEDAIEVVKSLTDGLGADVAIEAVGVPATFELAAGLIRPCGRVANIGVHGEPVTLHLEDLWIKDVTVTTGLVDTFSTPTLLKLTAGRQVDAHRFVTHHFPMDDFLEAYDVFSRAGDTGALKVVLTRS